The following proteins are encoded in a genomic region of Solea senegalensis isolate Sse05_10M linkage group LG5, IFAPA_SoseM_1, whole genome shotgun sequence:
- the ptgesl gene encoding prostaglandin E synthase 2 has product MAVSYSRAGLSKVSRCLLDSAVRVLGYGGTHGSRRAFGTGGSGFRSGLLSLRAGGAGGGGSGSRWLRCAFLLGGGVGLYQTVKLSVRQQQRRLLAAEEDTKTAVPGPGLKLTLYQYKTCPFCSKVRAFLDFYELPYEIVEVNPVMRQEIKWSTYRKVPILMVDGVQLNDSSVIISSIRTHLINQNKSMSDIISCYPELKSVSDSGKEVTEYSNKYWLMLSEDETAAIYPEKGTQKEEMKWRKWTDEWLVHLISPNVYRTSGEALASFDYIVREGNFGSFEGFFAKYVGAAAMFVVSKRLKRRHNLQDDVRQDLYKAVNEWVSAIGKKRKFMGGDCPNLADLAVFGVLRVMEGLQAFDDMMNNTKVKWWYRRMERATLGHH; this is encoded by the exons ATGGCGGTCTCCTACAGCAGAGCGGGTCTCAGTAAGGTCAGTCGGTGTCTTCTGGACTCTGCGGTTCGTGTCCTGGGATATGGGGGCACCCACGGGTCCAGGAGGGCTTTCGGTACCGGCGGCAGCGGGTTCCGGTCCGGGCTGCTCTCTCTGCgggcaggaggagcaggaggaggcggCAGTGGTAGTCGGTGGCTCCGCTGTGCCTTCCTCCTCGGTGGAGGAGTCGGTCTGTATCAGACTGTGAAGCTGTCtgtgcggcagcagcagcggcgtctCCTGGCCGCGGAGGAGGACACGAAGACCGCG GTTCCAGGTCCAGGTCTGAAGCTGACCCTGTACCAGTATAAGACGTGTCCCTTCTGCAGTAAAGTGCGAGCCTTCCTGGACTTCTACGAGCTGCCGTACGAGATCGTGGAGGTGAACCCAGTGATGAGGCAGGAGATCAAGTGGTCGACCTACAGGAAGGTGCCCATCCTGATGGTGGACGGCGTG CAACTGAACGACTCGTCCGTCATCATCAGCTCCATCAGGACTCATCTAATCAACCA GAACAAAAGCATGTCTGACATCATTTCCTGTTACCCGGAGCTGAAGTCGGTGAGCGACAGCGGGAAGGAAGTGACGGAGTACAGTAACAAATACTGGCTGATGCTGAGCGAGGACGAGACGGCCGCCATTTACCCGGAGAAGGGGACGCAGAA AGAGGAGATGAAGTGGCGTAAGTGGACGGACGAGTGGCTCGTCCACCTCATCTCTCCTAACGTGTACAGGACCAGCGGCGAGGCTCTGGCGTCCTTCGACTACATCGTCCGCGAGGGAAACTTCGGCTCTTTTGAAGGTTTCTTTGCCAAATACGTGGGCGCGGCGGCCATGTTTGTCGTCTCCAAGAGGCTGAAGAGACG acacaacctGCAGGACGACGTCAGGCAGGACCTGTACAAGGCCGTCAACGAGTGGGTGTCGGCCATCGGCAAGAAGAGGAAGTTCATGGGCGGAGACTGTCCCAACCTGGCCGACCtg GCCGTGTTCGGCGTCCTCAGAGTGATGGAAGGTCTGCAGGCGTTTGACGACATGATGAACAACACCAAAGTCAAGTGGTGGTACAGACGCATGGAGCGGGCCACGCTCGGCCACCACTGA